Within Cololabis saira isolate AMF1-May2022 chromosome 14, fColSai1.1, whole genome shotgun sequence, the genomic segment GTGTACGGCAAGCAGTTGTGTAATTACAGTGGACCATCTGCAAGAGGCTCTCTGGGGCAGCAGCTTTTTTTGTCATAACTGGCAGAAAACGATTGTCCTCCAATTTCCATCCCCAATCAACAGGATTCATATCACTATCCATTTCAGTCCACACCATGATCTGGTAATAAACTCTTTGGCAATGATATTTCGTTGAGGACTCTGTAGGAGGGAGATGTTCTGGGGTAACAAATGCCTTCGCAGACACAATTTTCTTGCTGAGAAGATTGTAGCGCAAAGATGCAAGTGCATCGGTATTCTTGCCACCAAACATGACTGCCATTGCCTTGCTCCCAAGGTCCTCTATGGCAGCTTTTGCTTGCTTTGGTAGTGCAAATCCATTCGCACATGCCTGGATGGTCGTTTCCCCATTCACAAGTTTCTGGAAAGCAGTTTTCTTCCCAACACCAAAAATATGTGATGTTGTATCACAGCCTGTGAAGGCATGAACAAACATCAACTGACAACACAAGTCTTTACCCAGGACCTTTTGCATCTTGCTGATGTCATACACCTTGGGTACTTTTGACTTATCTGAACGAAAATAAAGGCCTATATTGCTCGTCTCACCATAGTAGAGAAGAAGAACAAGTAAATCTGTATCTTCCCCTATCAAGGTTGTGGGCTGATGTTGTGACGCTTGGACTGCAGCCTTGACAATGTCCACATCTGCATCCCCTGGTGCATTGATGACAGTACAGCCCTTCTTCTGCAGTTCCTCAGGGACAAGAAGAATAAGCCCTTGTTTGTTACTGGATCTGGATAGGAAGTCATCCTTTCTTCCCCAAAAACTCAGTATTTGCATCCAAGCTAATAACCGGGTGTGCATGTTGCCCGCGCCGCTGATGTGTATTGTGTTTGATAGAAGGACCTTCACTATAACCATCAAAGACAACAGTTGCTTTACCATAATGCTTTATCGTAAAGTCTGCATATGACTGTGCAATGGCACCATAACTGTCACCCCTCTTCCATGGCAAGTGATGAATCAGGGAGCCACCATCAAGGACATACTGTTCAGTTGGTGGGATAGAATCCAGgacacttttctttgacttcttGCCTGTAAATTCAGCGACAGCCTGTGCCAGTTGGGGCTTGTCGGCTTTACGGAAGATTTCTTTGGCTTCGAACAGTGCTGCAGGGAATGGACTGAGCTCATAGCCCATGACATCTTCAAGTGAAAGTTGTCCTGTTTTTGACATAATCAGAAAACGTTGGAACAACAGAGCAGGATCAATGGTTCGGTCTTGGGTGATTTTGATGCTGCAATCATCTGCAAGAGTTTTTGCCCTGTCATTGCGTTTGAATGAGATTCCAAAAACTGGTTTCCCAACCATTTTCCCAATGATCTCAGTCCCAACAGACTCAAACTCATGAACATTGACATCAGGTTTGGCGACAACACCGGTAACAATGTTTCTCAAAGCTGGTTCTTGAGAGAATGGTTTGCAAAAGGAAAGTTTTTCCTTCATTCTCTCCAGGTCAGTGTGATCTCGTTTGATCCTTGCCTCTGTCGATTCCTTGTGTTGCTCACTGGTCATGTAGGTCAGCTCATTGAATTCCTGCATGGCATCGTTGTACTCGGACATGATGGGTGTGGACATGGTCCACAATGCACGCATTTCCTCCGTCATTCCACTTCCATGATTCCCAGGCCTCATAAACATAGGATTAGACACAAAAATGACTTGTCTAGGGTATATAATAAAGGAGCTATACACATTTTAGGGTGATTTTGACCATCTGGGACGCCATCTTGAAAATGACACCTTTCTAGTGGTCAGACTTTGGCAGACTTTTAGTATGTTATTAAGGACACCTAATGCTACAGAAAACTGTTGAAAAACCTTTTGTTGCAATTTTTTTGGGGTAAGGTGCTTTTTTTTCATATCTGCACCCACctacatgagtgaaaatgacaaataaaaagaaaaagtaaatgtttcacttgaagacaatcaatgtgtatataaactgaaaatatttaaaataaataaatgtgctttaattcactttttgtgtttttatttaggctctattataggaataaacaaacaaacataagaatgtccacagcatttctttgtcaacaaaggtagaactaGCAGATTCAGAGCACATAATTCTAGTTTGTAAGTTgttgacaggtagatattttagatttcttgtaaacctgtctcAAAAAATGCAATACTGGACcttggttgggctggtgggagagcgggtggtggaaaatttcgcatttttaaatccaaaacttgacaggtaggTATAGTCCTGTTTTCTGAGTTTTCCCAGTTCTCATTCTCTGTCACTTCTGTCATCAGGTGGTCGCCCTTAAGTTCATGCCGAAAGTGAATCGGTCTGAAAAGGAGCTGGGGAGTCTCAAGAGGGAAATCGAGATCCTGAGAGATCTTCAACATCCAAACATCGTCCAGCTCTTCGACAGCTTTGAAACTGACACCGAGGTGTGTTTATAAGTCAATCTCTCAAGTATACGTGGTGTTATCTTTCTTTatagccagaaatcttggtgtaattattgactcagacctgaacttcaacagccatctaaagtttatcactaaatctgcctattaccacctgaaaaacattgctagaattaaggtttctgtctaaacaagatatggaaaaacttattcatgcattcattttcagtaggttggattattgcaatggcatctttacaggccttaacaagaaatctatcaggcagctgcagctgatccagaacgctgccgccagagtccttacaaacaccaggaaactggaccacattacaccggtcatgaaatcactacactggcttccagtgagtcaaaggatagagtttaaaatcttactgctggtctacaaagcactgaatggttttggaccaaaatacatgctgcatctgttagttcctatgaagctcccagacccttgaggttcatctggatctcgTTTGTTGtgtttcccaagaaccagaaccaagcaaggtgaggcagcgttcagttattctgctcctcaccggtggaacaaacttcctgtagacctgaggtctgctccaactgtcagctcctttaaatcaggcctaaaaacattactgtttactgaagcgtactcttaaattaaatacttacctgctgtactctactactgcccttacttttaacaacctgtgctttttattattttacctcctttctattcattttatttcatttcatttgttattttcTATTTAATTGTGTCCTGCTGCTTATATTGTTGATGCACTTTGAATTACGTTGTGTTggattgtgctacacaaataaacttgccttgtcttgcctATTTCATAACCATACTCCCTCTGATGTGTGTAAAAGGTTGTGGTTGTGACTGAGTATGCAGAGGGCCAGTTGTTCCAGATCCTGGAGGATGATGGGAACCTGCCGGAGAGCCAGGTACTCACTGTGTCTGGTAACATTTCTGCCAAACATGTACTTCTGTCATGAGTGATGTGCTTTTAACTTCCCCCCTCCTCAAAGGTGCGTGAGATTGCCTGCCAGCTGGTCTCAGCTTTGTACTACTTACACTCCCATCGCATCCTTCACCGTGACATGAAACCACAAAACATCCTGTTGGGGAAAACTGGCGTGGTGAAGCTGTGTGACTTTGGGTAGGTCTAAGCTCCTTTCTGAATATCTGCGTCAGTGTTTTGATAACTCACAGATTACTGAACTTCACAAACACGTTGTGCAGGTTTGCCAGGGCCATGAGCGTGTCCACCTTGGTCCTGACCTCCATCAAGGGAACACCTCTGTACATGTCCCCCGAGCTGGTGGAGGAGAAGCCCTACGACCACACTGCTGATCTGTGGTCTCTGGGCTGCATCCTTTATGAGCTCCACACGGGGGAGCCACCGTTCTACACCAACTCCATCTTCCACCTGGTGCAGCTCATCGTGAGGGGCCAAGTGAAATGGCCAGACAATAATATGAGCAGCATCTGCCAGGTAAGATGCAGCTGCAACCCTCTCGTGTCATGTAGGGATCAAAGTCAGTATCCTCTCTATATAAATGTGAGGTTTATAACAAAACAAAGTCATCAAATGTTCCTCTTCTCCTGCAAATCAGCTCATGAAAGTCTTTTTGATCAGATgccaaaaatacattttgagctTTTCTGTTTGCTTTTGGCAAAAGAGGGGAATATGAAAACAGTGCACATGTCTGCTTttgcaaatcaaatcaaatcaaatcaaatcaaatcaaatcaaatcaaactttatttataaagcacctttcatacaaaaaaaatgtaacacaaagtgctttccataaaacataaacataaaatgtattaatgctcccccccgccctccccctccccccctccccgcacacacacagacagacacacacagacacacggtgcagacatggctaggcacagaggatccaggtgaggaaacggtaacggggagccgtccacgccaggaggtctcatagcccgcagctacaagggggggggcccacagagaccatcccggcccggacggaaagaggagtccacaccacagcggtgaagccgtggtgcagagctccacaaccatccaggccagaaccacccccagaacgaccccctgcaggccagagtcactcccagcatggaggctccccatgaggaaacactggagctaaaagctaagaaagcaggataaaatacactaaaagagttttaaaaagtataacataacataaaatcctaaaagtatgtctaaaaagcaagacattaaaaactaaaggaataagacagtaaaatgtataaaatagaccataaataatgactaaaatatttagataaaacattaagataagacaatgaaaataaaatatgataaaaaaggataaactaaatataaaacagagtagtaagatccaataaaaataagggtgagcataagaaatttaaaagagttaaatgagtcagttaaaagcctgattaaagagatgggtcttgagcctctttttaaaaacatcaacagtctctgcggccctgaggttctccgggaggctgttccacaatcggggaccataaaaactgaatgccgcctccccgtgtgtcctggttctaacttttggtatggttaaaaggcaccggaggacctcagggtccgtgagggtcgatagggtaaaagtagtgcagacaaataagaaggcccaagaccattaagacacttaaaaactagtaaaataaccttaaaatcaaccctgaagcgcacggggagccaatgcagcgattttaaaacaggtgtaatgtgctcccgccctctggtcctcgtcagcacgcgtgcggctgaattctgtaataattgtaggttcttaatactctttttaggaagaccagagagcagggcgtttgCAAACAAAAGCGTTGCACCTCAGTCACACACGACTGAGTGAAATAGTCAGAATCATGTTTTATTCAGACGGAGAGATGTGTTCTCAGCTTTTTGGTAATTTGATCACTTAGGGGGAAATACATCAGGTCAAACTTGCCCTATTGTGTGGaaagaagtgttgttttttttaaggtttttgtgACACTAATGGCCTTTATTGAGAAAGTAGGTAGATAGGAAACGGGAGAGGAGAGACGGGGGAGACATTGCAGTATGGAGTGGGAGGACAGGACCTGCACGAGGACCATAGCCAAATGGGgcccgctcaacccactgagctatccagggccccaGAATACGGTCTTTCTTTGGTTGTTTTCTCTACAAGAGTGTGATATTAGGTGGAGTGAGCAGTTTCTGGAAGGAACAAAAACATAACTCCCATCCTGAATTCCctgaattattatattctatGTTTGAAAACTGTGTTTCCGTTCGTGCATCTCTGGTCAGTCTCTCTGAAGGGACGTCACGATGGCCTGATGTTGAGAAAACTCCTTTCTTCCTCTGTTATATTTACAGCAGATTGGTAAAAAGAAACAGTTTATGTTTATTACACAGAAAGAGAGAAGAACTTGAGGCAATCAAATTGTGAGATGGGTGGAAAAATCCAAAGAGAAATCTcacattttctgactttttaaaGCACCGCTGCAGTTCTTTAATATACTGTAGGCTAATTAGTttctaatttttattaattgtttttgttCAGCTCAATGTTAACATAAATACTGAACGTTAAGTCTTTAAATAAGCGTTTGTTATATCATTTGTGTAAATGTTTACCGTTTAAACCAGTCATGTAAAATTACagtttatattttatatcaatATTCAGCCTAAAATACTGGACATAAATATTTGTTGCCCATAAACTTAGATGTCATCAGTTTATTTctataaaagtataaataataaagtggGTGAATCTAATCAGAAGTTTCAGTGACATTCAGGAGGATGATAGTTTGctttgttgcatgtttttgtcacttagtcttttttttccatccagAGTTTCCTGAAAGGTTTGTTGACCAAAGACCCCCAGAGACGGTTGTCATGGCCGGACCTCCTGCACCATCCCTTCGTTGCTGATGGTGTTTTAGGTGAGGCTCACACACATCCCCCTGTGCTGTTTGTGGCTACTCGTGCCTGACTGTGATTAAGGAACCCTTTTAACGGTGTGCTTCCAGTCCTGTCAGACACAAACGTCTTCAACCCCTTGACGGTCACGCCGAGCCCCGACATTCAGGCGCTGAAGCTTAAACAAGTGGCAGAAAGGTCCGTCCCGACGTCTGGACGAAGCAAATTCCTGTGGAAGGTCATGGAGCAGGAGAACAAGAGGAAACCAGTCGGCAGTGACGGCGCAAAAGTGAGTCGTCTCTTCGTTCCTGTATTTAGAAGATTTGTTGAAGTTCTTGGAGGAACTTTAACCTGTTTGGTCTAaacatgagactgtcagagccctggagagctccatcagtgaccggcttcgtcacctgcgatgcaccaccgagaggcatcgcaggtccttcctccccgctgccatcaaaCTATATAACcacgcctgctctcagtagccaagagacaataatatgacaataatatgtgcaataacataagatgtgcaatatctgccaatctacctcacaacacttcacctgcttttctgcactgtttaactgtatatactgttcatatcctgtgttcatattttatattttatacatatcttttgtattttttatatatttttatttctgacttttcagtctttttacccctcccctatatgtgtgtactgctgacaacaaataagtttccccactgaggaaaaaataaaggatattctattctattctattctaaatcAACAGAAAAAGGAGCGTCGGACCGAGAGGGCCAATTCTGCCACGGCAGAAGCGTCACCCAACATCCCCGAGTCTCCCTCCAGGGAAGTTTCCAGCGCCCCGGGTCACTCGGTCCTGACAGCTGCCAATCAAAGCATCAATCCGAGGAGTCGAGCTTCTACAAGAGCAAAACAGAGGTTTGTTTCATGGGAGCTCGAAGCAAAGAGGAAGAGTTTACTTGTAAAATCTAAAACATGGGTTCAGGCTTGTGGGCCTTTCTGCAGGGGTCAGATCAGCAGAGACTACGAGCAGGAGTTCCCCTCCGTGGAGGTCGGGCCTCGGCTGCTGCGATGGGGCAGTGAGGACCGTAACGCCACGCCGCCCAGGCAGGTCAGTGATGCTTTCCCCAGGGATCAAAGAGGAGGCAGTCACCGTAGGTCTGGATCATAAATGCTTTTCTGCTATCACACAACAACATTATTGTACTTCCAGGATGTCGATGATAAGGAGTTTTGGGAGAACTTGGCGCAACAATCGGATCCAAACAGGTTTTCTGGAGAGAGATTTAACTACAAGGATGTTCTGCCTCAAATTAAAAGCAGGATCGCAGCATTTCAAGCTCAGGTAATAAGGTCTAATATCCCAGTTATCTGAATTAACGCTTCCTCAACATAAGTCACTTTCTCCTACTCTGATTGTTCAGGTTAGAGGCGGCGTTTTAGAAGATGCGCGGCAGGTTTGTCAACTTCTGAAGGTCCTTCGTAATCTCATATTGACCCCTGACCTGAAGATGCTGAGCCTCATCTCCCGTGAACTTGAGCTCCCACGTGTCCTCTTCGACGCGATCCGCAACTCTGTTGAAAATCCAGACTTCATCAAGGTTATTTCTCTACGTTATGGAACCATATCCAGCTATTATTACTTGTGCAACAACAACCCTGACCTTTTAGTGCGTTTTTTTCATTCTTAGCAACAGGGGAGTGTGCCGGTCCTGGGGGAGATGATGACTCTGCTCCTGATCTACTGGGAGAAGAACTCCGACTGGATAGAAGAAGAGTCCAGGTTCAGTAAAACCATctttagttgctgttttatATGTGAAGTAGTGCACGCAGGATGACTATCACCCACCAGAGGAAGCTCATTCTTTGCTTTCTTTCAGTCGACTGGAGGAGTTCACaaagcctttccacacagtTCTGACGGGACCAGACCTCACAGCTCTGGCGGTAAGTATTCACTCAACTTTAACCGTTGTGTTCTCAAATTTAGTTTTTGTCAATAACATTTCACCgtacacagaggtgtcaagtaacgaagtacaaatacttagttaccttacttaagtagaaattttggttatctatacttcactggagtaattatttttcagacgactttttacttttactccttacattttaaaaacagcgtcgttactctatttcatttcggcctttaaataaaaactatccagttaaattgctccatccggatagagtgaatttggttgtggttgtttcagatgttcttgtccagttttgttcttacatccgttccctcagattcctgcaactaaacttggatgtacattccaataaaggttaggataaatgataacatgcctctgaagtttgactttttgcaccattacaatacttgttaatgctcaatagtacacatatatggttctttaatatatttgcattatactaagatgcattcattttcaatggcttttgtccttaatggcttttttcccccttacattacttttacttttatactttaagtggttttgaaaccagtacttttatacttttacttgagtaaaaaacttgagttgatacttcaacttctacaggagtatttttaaactctagtatctatacttctacctgagtaatgaatgtgaatactgaagacacctctgaccgTACAGAAAAATGGCCTGTTGtacaacatttattttgtctttttctctttaaagCCTCTAGCTGCTTGTGTTTTATCCCTCTTCACACAACATGTTGACGTTCACGTTGATCTGGATCATGTAACGTCCCTGCTGACGACGCGTCTCCTGGACTCTAATGAGGTGCTgaattattcaacatttggaCGTTTTCTTTGTCATTATTTGTGTCTGTGACTTGCAGTTGTCTGTGTTGCTTTAGTGTGTTCAGCTGCAGGTTTCCCTGCTGCCCTGCGGTTGGGGACTCTGGGATGGCCTCCTCTCTTTAGTGCTGCACTCGCTCTCGACGgtcagtttggttttttttgtgtaaaaacgaGCATGAACTGAGAGACGAGCCCTGGTCTGACGGCAGCActcttgtttgtttatttgtttgtttgttttaacagCATGAAAATGCCCGGGACGTTTCTAATTTAAATTCTGTCAGGCTTGTGGAAATGTGGGAAAAGATTGGCACGTCTCTCGCCAGCGCCAAACCAAACCTGGAACTCTGTTCAGCTCACGGTAAAAACCACGTCCAGTAAAACCAACTCTTATTTTGAAACGTCTAAACCTTCAGGTAAAACTCTTCTCCTTCCTGTTTCCAGGGTTCCACTCCCTTCTGTCCATCACCGTGTTCGTCCTCACCAGGGATCTGAGCTCGTGCATCCCTCTGTTCACCGACAGCAGATCCAACTGCGTGCACACGCTCGGGCGGCTGCTAACCGACCGGTTAGTGGAGTTCGGAGAAGTTACAAACCTCTGAGCCACCTGCAGCTCACAGCCTCGTATCTTCTCCTCCACAGTTTTCATCGGTTCAATGAAGACGCTCTTGCGGGACCCGACGCGGAGCCGAGTCGCGACGGCCTGACAATCCTGAGCTGCCAATTGTTGTGTTTCCCGTTCGCCCTGGACCTCCAGTGGAGCACCACATGTTCGGTCCTGCAGCTGTATGACAGCTGTGGCGTTGTGTCGGGCCTCCTGCAGGTCAGGGCCTCCTGCTCCGTGAAGACCTGCAGAGGACAACTCTCCCATGTTTGTTTTTGGCTGTTCTGATGTGTCTCTTTTTGCTTCTCCAGGTGATTCAGActcttcctctcccgctcctggAGGTGCCTCTCTCCCTGCTGAGCCGCTTGTTCTTGTGCGACCCCCAGCGCGCCCTTTCCCACCTCAGAGAAGCTGCTTTGAGCTTTTTCTCCTCACATCAGGACCGCCGGTCCGCCGACTCCAGATCCCCGACTCCTCGACCCAGAACCTCCAGCTCTCTGCTCTGCGCCCTGCTGCAGCCGCAGGCGCTCTGGGACTCCGCGGCGGAGCTCCTAACGCTGCTGTCCCAGGTAGCCGGTGGCTCCCGGCGGCCCGGCGGCCCTCGGGTGCACGTCGAGGCCTCGACGCTGCAGCAGGCGCTCACTCACCCGTACGACCGGATCAGGGCGGCCACATGCAGACTTCTGGGGAGTTTAAATCCACTCGCGGCTCCTGCAGCCGACCCCCTACAAGCAGATGTTTTCAAAAACCTGCTAGACCGTGTCTGGGATCCGCACATGTCGGTACGGCGAACGGCCTGCTGGGCAGTGGGAAACTGGCTGGGGTACGTGGCAGAAAGCCCGGGGATTAGGATGTCCCGATCTGACGGGAAAGGCATGAAAGCTATCGGGTGGGGCGACGAGAAGGAGCTAAATAAACACGTGGGTTTGCGCGCCGAGGCGGCCGGCAGTCTGGAGACGGTGAGCAGTGCGCAGAGTGCGGAGAGCGGAGGATGGACAGGAGAGGTCAGGAGGTCAGCGGCCGTACTGGCCGGTCTGCTCACGGACCCCGACACCCTGACGCGCCGCCACTGCTGCGCAGCGCTGAGAAACCTGCTGAATATCGACGGAGCCGCGTCGGCGCTGCTGGAGGAGGATGTTCCCAACTTACTTCTGAGAGTCGCATGCTCAGACTCCCATAATGCAGTGAGACAAGCCGCCATAGCGACGCTGAGCCTGTACATCCAGCGGGACGAGATGTGTCAGGTATGAAGTGAACGGCTCACAGAAGAGCTGACAGtacttttatgtttgttttcactcTTCCTTAAAGGTTTAAACATGTTGCCCTGCTTGTTTACGCTCCATCTATTAAAGTTATGTCACATTTCTCACATCTCTTTGGAGGTCCTGATGTCCCTCGATGCCagtgagaaactcctgcaggcTTCCCAACATGCCCCTCCTCAGTGTGACTACAAGCAGCTCCTCAGACTCCTACCAAAAACATTCTAGTCTTCTGCTTCTTTATTTGACTAGATTCTCTTTTGTTATTATATGTGTAAGAAAAATGTTCAAattgta encodes:
- the stk36 gene encoding serine/threonine-protein kinase 36; translated protein: MDRYHVLKLVGEGSFGRVFKGRKKFTGQVVALKFMPKVNRSEKELGSLKREIEILRDLQHPNIVQLFDSFETDTEVVVVTEYAEGQLFQILEDDGNLPESQVREIACQLVSALYYLHSHRILHRDMKPQNILLGKTGVVKLCDFGFARAMSVSTLVLTSIKGTPLYMSPELVEEKPYDHTADLWSLGCILYELHTGEPPFYTNSIFHLVQLIVRGQVKWPDNNMSSICQSFLKGLLTKDPQRRLSWPDLLHHPFVADGVLVLSDTNVFNPLTVTPSPDIQALKLKQVAERSVPTSGRSKFLWKVMEQENKRKPKKERRTERANSATAEASPNIPESPSREVSSAPGHSVLTAANQSINPRSRASTRAKQRGQISRDYEQEFPSVEVGPRLLRWGSEDRNATPPRQDVDDKEFWENLAQQSDPNRFSGERFNYKDVLPQIKSRIAAFQAQVIRGGVLEDARQVCQLLKVLRNLILTPDLKMLSLISRELELPRVLFDAIRNSVENPDFIKQQGSVPVLGEMMTLLLIYWEKNSDWIEEESSRLEEFTKPFHTVLTGPDLTALAPLAACVLSLFTQHVDVHVDLDHVTSLLTTRLLDSNEVSLLPCGWGLWDGLLSLVLHSLSTHENARDVSNLNSVRLVEMWEKIGTSLASAKPNLELCSAHGFHSLLSITVFVLTRDLSSCIPLFTDSRSNCVHTLGRLLTDRLPHALAGPDAEPSRDGLTILSCQLLCFPFALDLQWSTTCSVLQLYDSCGVVSGLLQVIQTLPLPLLEVPLSLLSRLFLCDPQRALSHLREAALSFFSSHQDRRSADSRSPTPRPRTSSSLLCALLQPQALWDSAAELLTLLSQVAGGSRRPGGPRVHVEASTLQQALTHPYDRIRAATCRLLGSLNPLAAPAADPLQADVFKNLLDRVWDPHMSVRRTACWAVGNWLGYVAESPGIRMSRSDGKGMKAIGWGDEKELNKHVGLRAEAAGSLETVSSAQSAESGGWTGEVRRSAAVLAGLLTDPDTLTRRHCCAALRNLLNIDGAASALLEEDVPNLLLRVACSDSHNAVRQAAIATLSLYIQRDEMCQVLMSLDASEKLLQASQHAPPQCDYKQLLRLLPKTF